One segment of Drosophila mauritiana strain mau12 chromosome 3R, ASM438214v1, whole genome shotgun sequence DNA contains the following:
- the LOC117145891 gene encoding uncharacterized protein LOC117145891: MSVQWLKHLLLLAILVNLAGARENRIPIDLKKSSIVMVKMSQILCQARIKVLFVYFENQTSHEHTGQILKEVTKCDISNQNTPLEAVKDDGILMYMVMIITNISQPLELSLIRKKSAAKHRSHVFLLVRDADTVSDAWMRASFRQFWKIWLLNIVILYWRDGRLNAYRYNPFMDNYLIPVDSKPNEVPTLEQLFPKTIPNMQRKPLRMCIYRDDVRAIFWRQGIILGTDGLLAAYVAERLNATMMITRPHSYNNHNLSSDICFLEVAKEYVDVAMNIRFLVPDTFRKQAESTVSHTRDDLCVIVPKAKTAPTFWNIFRSFGALVWALILVSVLVANVFCYILKSEVGRVPMQLFAGALTMPMTQIPLNHSIRLFLIFWLYFGLLICSAFKGNLTSMMVFQPYLPDINQLGALARSHYHIIIRPRHVKHIQHFLTLGHKHESRIREQMLEVSDTQMYEMMRNNDIRFAYLEKYHIARFQVNSRVHMHLGRPLFHLMNSCLVPFHAVYIVPYGSPYLGFLDWLIRSSHEFGFERYWDRIMNSAFIKSGVKVVNRRRGSGNDEPVVLKLQHFHAVFALWLVGIGMACIVLAWEHLTHNYNLAVTKRRH, from the exons ATGTCCGTACAGTGGCTAAAACATCTCCTGCTCCTGGCAATCCTGGTCAATTTGGCCGGAGCACGGGAGAATCGCATTCCTATAGATTTGAAGAAAAGTTCGATCGTGATGGTCAAGATGAGCCAGATCCTTTGCCAGGCTCGGATTAAGGTCCTGTTCGTCTACTTCGAGAATCAAACCTCCCACGAGCATACGGGTCAGATACTCaaagaggtgaccaagtgcgaCATATC GAATCAAAATACACCACTGGAGGCGGTCAAGGATGATGGCATACTAATGTACATGGTGATGATCATCACAAACATATCGCAACCATTGGAGCTTTCACTCATCCGGAAGAAATCGGCTGCCAAGCATCGATCGCATGTTTTTCTCTTGGTCAGAGATGCGGATACCGTTTCCGATGCTTGGATGCGGGCCAGTTTCCGGCAATTCTGGAAGATATGGCTACTGAACATCGTGATCCTCTACTGGCGAGATGGACGCCTGAATGCCTATCGGTACAACCCGTTTATGGACAACTATCTGATACCAGTCGACAGTAAGCCAAATGAGGTTCCAACTTTAGAGCAGCTTTTCCCAAAGACCATACCGAATATGCAGAGGAAGCCGCTGAGGATGTGCATCTACAGGGACGATGTGAGGGCAATCTTCTGGAGACAGGGAATTATCCTGGGGACCGACGGCCTGCTGGCGGCCTATGTGGCTGAGCGTCTGAACGCGACCATGATGATAACGCGTCCGCACTCGTATAACAACCACAATCTCAGCTCGGACATATGTTTCCTGGAGGTGGCCAAGGAGTACGTGGATGTGGCCATGAACATCCGTTTCTTGGTTCCGGATACCTTCAGGAAACAGGCGGAGAGCACGGTATCCCACACGCGTGATGATCTTTGCGTGATTGTGCCGAAAGCCAAGACTGCTCCCACTTTCTGGAACATATTTCGCTCGTTTGGCGCATTAGTTTGGGCCCTAATTCTGGTTTCTGTCCTGGTGGCGAATGTCTTCTGCTACATCCTGAAATCCGAAGTGGGTAGGGTTCCCATGCAACTTTTCGCCGGAGCCCTGACTATGCCCATGACCCAGATTCCGCTTAACCACTCGATCCGATTGTTCCTGATCTTCTGGCTTTACTTTGGACTACTCATATGCTCGGCATTCAAGGGAAATCTGACCAGCATGATGGTGTTCCAACCTTATCTACCCGATATAAACCAATTGGGTGCGTTGGCCAGGTCCCACTACCACATCATCATTCGTCCGAGGCACGTAAAACACATCCAACACTTCCTGACCCTGGGACACAAGCACGAGTCCAGAATTCGGGAACAAATGCTGGAAGTTTCCGATACCCAGATGTACGAAATGATGAGGAACAATGACATAAG ATTTGCCTATTTGGAGAAGTATCACATCGCACGTTTCCAGGTGAACAGCCGAGTGCACATGCACCTGGGTCGTCCGCTTTTCCACCTGATGAACAGCTGCCTGGTGCCGTTTCACGCCGTTTATATCGTTCCCTACGGATCACCCTACTTGGGTTTCCTGGACTGGCTGATCCGGAGTTCGCATGAGTTTGGATTCGAGCGATACTGGGATCGCATCATGAACTCCGCCTTTATCAAGTCGGGAGTGAAGGTGGTAAACCGTCGACGCGGGAGTGGCAATGATGAACCGGTGGTCCTCAAACTGCAGCATTTCCACGCCGTATTCGCTCTGTGGCTGGTGGGGATCGGGATGGCATGCATTGTGCTGGCCTGGGAGCACTTGACCCACAACTACAATTTGGCGGTAACAAAGCGGCGGCACTAA
- the LOC117145887 gene encoding intracellular protein transport protein USO1 isoform X5 has protein sequence MDYYYNRRDVKITQLKNIELINNTKNAHKSALEMRTTMKSSQPNGLDDAPTRMRAPDEMRATTWMTTLLGSHSHSHSHSHPAVAKSKDPNSDTDSALSSAPPSISPQPPSSGSDSGVIWQTLQDLDKLQKEAEMYQKENERLQTEVQLMKQELDAAEKAAMSSGKKQAQIGELMQRIKELEEKQSSLEDEASELREQNELLEFRILELEDDSDKMESTCEGHCQSLQELLEQSAQQLEDRDKRCLQQLLQCVQQLDLDAIMPGDQNRTETPRRHNPTHSHSHSQSHNHRIVATVQPYSNCATPTAPPTPSKRHCSQVSSWQSSSLSESGVFVECDLPSNPNPIGHPHLLFYQERLEQLEGKLLIYESSGETQARHLAQRLQRELQLEKDLKELADRVELLIEQNAQLEEAKCEFEEAENDTRLHLQRNEVELEILRQRNVELEFGKEALGAKYQDCRAEVLILREDLAAAETQLEHLQAERKQARKELQDLRRSLPLLLISRFLSLAKMGNEESSMGGSPRLSSGYTSSIHQDRDFSAKIQTTEFDLGQAGFTDSGEHREIVYLKEEVKSLRSQLKELNARHYEAMETADSHWVDLEQQYKEREEAQQAKEASLKQKIAQLQDCLREDSRAATEKIQQLEEGELSLKSCLVRMTKEHRDLLTENRTLQCSLESLMAKMEKEAEHKMPLTEALENERRRTQTLMDDLIFAKKVQQNTEDQLRQETDALRTQIFNIKKDYLHIEVTNGELKEEVGTLENKIRQMENQMRDSEERARCLEDELRTKDEQCQLLERKLGVMPEGYSLADELHDSPAKRAKKDEVPSLQAASQGLGVALLDLEGRDFGLPLQKDFQAIACSVKQLADTLLSQSPSEVSLQSKEPAKPAGSEPEGSSWATVQDASSEKIPETGLSTVTSLECQGNQETQDYQVIQENPGSLESQVDSECLESQERNLVSSKKSSYVSVLTSSCRSIVRELAGGSAQKSELHLGESDSRADPQIIQPTDEEEQKVTALPSSMRQLFHEVCSVDHKPEHEPEIKKKSKKRAKDKKERHPRPNSRQRKIQRFLFRHIYHPRTRDRTLGFPLEKSLSCSSFYSLLSVHSVHSARSGISMHSLHAEVVNRDLGSLTSVSFVQTDELKTLEGEVQVTAESNEQEIQVHPETVECGTQIDVGVEQRLLLMPLRTRCFVDLLQGAVDGYLDVAAFRTRLLRLWEGGEDFREHLEFLQDMWIEKSTQKSQESYEGFVAALDCVHNLKLALKPASSALLQQIERRIHTRLLLFHNHKAESEFCCTVYIPVERSNSTLFRANK, from the exons ATGGATTACTACTATAACCGGAGGGATGTCAAG ATAACCCAACTCAAGAACATTGAGCTAATCAACAATACGAAAAATGCACATAAATCAGCGCTCGAGATGCGCACAACAATGAAGAGCAGTCAGCCGAATGGCTTGGATGATGCTCCTACACGGATGAGGGCCCCCGACGAGATGAGGGCCACCACTTGGATGACGACGCTGCTAGGCAGTCACAGCCATagccacagccacagccaTCCGGCAGTAGCCAAGTCGAAG GATCCCAATTCGGACACGGACTCGGCCTTGTCCTCGGCCCCGCCCTCCATCAGCCCGCAGCCGCCCTCCAGCGGATCCGACAGCGGCGTGATTTGGCAAACA CTGCAGGATCTGGACAAGTTGCAAAAGGAAGCGGAAATGTACCAAAAGGAGAACGAGCGCCTGCAGACGGAGGTGCAGCTGATGAAACAGGAGCTGGATGCCGCGGAAAAGGCGGCCATGAGCAGTGGCAAGAAGCAGGCCCAGATCGGGGAGCTGATGCAGCGCatcaaggagctggaggagaagCAGTCGAGCTTGGAGGACGAGGCCAGCGAACTGCGGGAACAGAATGAACTCCTTGAGTTTCGCATACTCGAGCTGGAAGATGATAGCGATAAG ATGGAGAGCACCTGCGAGGGCCACTGCCAGAGTCTGCAGGAACTGCTGGAGCAGTCTGCCCAGCAGCTGGAGGATCGGGACAAGCGCTGCTTGCAACAATTGCTGCAGTGCGTCCAGCAACTGGATCTGGATGCCATAATGCCAGGCGATCAG AACCGGACGGAAACTCCCAGAAGGCACAATCCAACCCATAGTCACAGCCACAGTCAAAGTCACAACCACAGGATCGTAGCCACAGTTCAGCCCTATAGCAactgtgccacgcccacagctCCGCCCACGCCAAGCAAGAGGCACTGCAGCCAGGTGAGCTCGTGGCAGAGCAGCAGCCTCAGCGAGAGCGGAGTGTTCGTAGAGTGCGATCTGCCCTCGAATCCCAATCCCATTGGCCACCCGCATCTGCTGTTCTACCAGGAGAGATTGGAGCAGTTGGAGGGCAAGCTGCTGATCTACGAGAGCAGCGGCGAGACCCAGGCACGGCACTTGGCCCAGAGACTGCAGCGGGAACTGCAGCTGGAGAAGGATCTCAAAGAGCTTGCGGACCGAGTGGAATTGCTAATCGAGCAAAACGCCCAGTTGGAGGAGGCCAAGTGCGAGTTTGAGGAGGCCGAGAACGACACACGACTCCATTTGCAGCGTAACGAGGTGGAACTTGAAATTCTTCGCCAGCGCAACGTGGAGTTGGAATTCGGCAAGGAAGCACTGGGCGCCAAGTATCAGGATTGCAGGGCGGAGGTACTAATCCTTCGAGAGGATCTGGCGGCAGCTGAAACCCAGCTGGAGCATCTGCAGGCTGAAAGAAAGCAAGCCAGAAAGGAGCTTCAGGATCTGAGAAGATCGCTTCCATTACTCCTAATCTCCCGCTTCTTATCACTAGCCAAAATGGGCAACGAGGAATCCTCCATGGGAGGCAGCCCCCGCCTATCCTCGGGCTACACTTCTTCTATACACCAGGATCGTGATTTCAGTGCCAAGATCCAAACAACAGAGTTTGACCTCGGTCAAGCGGGATTCACCGATTCCGGCGAGCATCGGGAGATCGTTTACCTAAAGGAAGAAGTCAAGAGTCTGCGTAGCCAACTGAAAGAGCTAAATGCCCGGCACTACGAAGCCATGGAAACTGCAGACTCACACTGGGTGGATCTGGAGCAGCAGTACAAGGAGCGCGAGGAGGCCCAACAGGCCAAGGAGGCCAGTCTCAAGCAGAAGATAGCCCAACTGCAAGATTGCCTCCGGGAGGATTCCCGGGCGGCGACCGAAAAGAtccagcagctggaggaggggGAACTGTCACTGAAGTCCTGCCTGGTCCGCATGACCAAGGAGCATCGCGACCTGCTCACCGAGAATCGCACTCTACAGTGCAGCTTGGAGAGTCTAATGGCCAAAATGGAAAAGGAGGCAGAACACAAGATGCCCCTGACAGAGGCTCTGGAAAACGAGAGGCGCAGGACCCAGACACTAATGGATGACCTCATCTTTGCCAAGAAGGTGCAGCAGAACACCGAGGATCAGTTGAGGCAGGAGACGGATGCTTTGCGCACCCAGATCTTCAACATCAAAAAGGATTACCTGCACATCGAGGTCACCAACGGCGAGCTGAAAGAGGAGGTGGGCACGCTGGAGAACAAAATCCGCCAGATGGAAAACCAAATGAGGGATTCGGAGGAGCGGGCGCGCTGCCTGGAGGACGAACTGCGCACTAAGGACGAACAGTGCCAGCTCTTGGAACGCAAACTGGGCGTTATGCCCGAAGGCTACAGCCTGGCCGATGAACTCCATGATAGTCCTGCAAAGCGGGCCAAGAAGGATGAGGTACCGAGCCTCCAGGCTGCCAGCCAGGGACTGGGCGTGGCCCTACTCGATCTAGAG GGTCGTGATTTTGGTCTACCACTCCAAAAGGACTTCCAAGCGATCGCCTGCAGTGTGAAGCAACTGGCGGATACCCTTCTCTCACAGAGTCCGTCCGAGGTGAGTCTCCAAAGCAAAGAGCCTGCCAAACCAGCTGGTTCGGAACCCGAGGGCTCCAGTTGGGCTACGGTACAGGATGCCTCCTCAGAAAAAATACCTGAGACAGGATTATCAACTGTGACTAGTCTAGAATGCCAGGGAAATCAAGAAACTCAAGATTATCAGGTCATTCAAGAAAATCCGGGAAGTCTAGAGAGTCAAGTCGATTCGGAATGTCTAGAAAGTCAAGAAAGAAATCTCGTTAGCAGCAAGAAATCTAGTTATGTTAGTGTCCTGACATCCTCATGCCGGTCAATAGTCCGGGAATTAGCTGGGGGATCAGCCCAAAAATCTGAACTACACCTTGGTGAATCGGACAGCAGGGCGGATCCGCAGATAATTCAACCAACGGATGAGGAAGAGCAGAAGGTCACCGCGTTGCCGTCTTCCATGAGGCAGCTGTTCCACGAGGTTTGTTCTGTGGATCACAAGCCCGAGCACGAACCCGAGattaaaaagaaaagcaaaaagcgGGCAAAGGATAAGAAGGAGAGGCATCCAAGACCAAACAGTCGCCAGCGAAAAATACAGCGTTTCCTCTTCCGTCACATTTACCATCCACGTACACGCGATCGAACTCTGGGTTTCCCGCTTGAAAAGAGCCTCTCCTGCAGTAGTTTCTACTCGCTTTTGTCAGTTCACTCGGTTCACTCGGCCAGATCCGGCATTTCTATGCACTCCCTTCACGCTGAAGTTGTTAATCGTGATTTGGGATCTCTGACCAGTGTGTCATTTGTACAAACGGACGAGCTGAAAACCCTGGAGGGGGAGGTTCAGGTCACGGCAGAGAGCAATGAACAGGAGATACAAGTTCATCCAGAGACGGTCGAGTGTGGAACACAAATCGATGTGGGTGTGGAGCAACGACTCCTCCTGATGCCTCTGAGAACCAGGTGCTTCGTGGATTTGCTTCAGGGCGCCGTGGACGGATACCTCGATGTTGCCGCCTTCCGGACCCGTCTTCTTCGCTTATGGGAGGGCGGAGAGGATTTCCGTGAGCACCTTGAATTTTTGCAAGACATGTGGATTGAAAAGAGTACTCAGAAGTCGCAGGAGAGCTACGAAGGATTTGTGGCTGCTCTGGACTGTGTGCACAACTTAAAGTTGGCCCTTAAGCCCGCATCTTCGGCGCTTCTGCAACAGATCGAGCGGCGAATCCACACAAGACTTCTGCTCTTCCACAACCACAAGGCGGAATCGGAGTTCTGCTGCACTGTCTACATTCCCGTGGAGAGGAGCAATTCCACGTTGTTCAGGGCTAACAAATAG
- the LOC117145890 gene encoding uncharacterized protein LOC117145890 — protein sequence MIGEFEDLDIFHDCRSDDEENPDVAVGGGDEVICKQAPRFDDPVQIRAVLERAATATQRLLRCYGGTDCVPTRPLMTLFYPATLEVSARLHTDDKCPCPKDRQCKLIGDPVTLRLPIELNPESGQVKVNIFQPKSIGTFCGCNAPGNQNKSKNRRSSVKWSNKDEVCPDCQEPNHNS from the coding sequence ATGATTGGCGAGTTTGAGGACTTAGACATCTTCCACGACTGCCGCAGTGACGACGAGGAGAATCCAGATGTGGCAGTGGGCGGTGGTGATGAAGTGATCTGCAAGCAAGCGCCTCGATTCGACGATCCTGTCCAGATTCGGGCCGTTTTAGAGCGGGCAGCCACTGCCACCCAGCGGTTGCTGAGGTGCTACGGAGGCACTGATTGCGTGCCAACTCGTCCATTGATGACACTTTTCTATCCGGCCACCCTGGAGGTCAGTGCCCGTCTGCACACGGATGACAAGTGTCCTTGCCCCAAGGACAGACAGTGCAAGCTGATTGGCGATCCAGTGACCCTGAGGTTGCCAATCGAACTGAATCCGGAAAGCGGCCAGGTGAAAGTCAACATCTTCCAGCCCAAGTCAATTGGCACATTTTGTGGATGCAATGCACCTGGAAATCAGAACAAGTCGAAGAACAGGAGATCGAGTGTAAAGTGGTCCAACAAGGATGAAGTATGTCCCGACTGCCAGGAACCTAATCATAACTCGTGA
- the LOC117145888 gene encoding uncharacterized protein LOC117145888 codes for MDEEFSNQPFDPSIAQSDFSRSRFVNQSALTLPHGLDSTRLLFVGENFQQTRSEQDLFYDCQGPGEDSPKEGRSATSRCKFDDPAAIRDALERAANATQMLLKNFDKSGGWNQPCAVTLELTARLVDPKKGRAGCPLHGKPVTVQMPLEFNPQSGKVVKCQQKKPPVTRHRKESICQCRSQQYMRSAPRAPKPSSECPALMYMQHERHSDSDPNSRHQQTDISHIRDHWKPSKSQQTQQSDREGPHAKPSQTEVSFLQKHHTPKNPESKANDGASCSCTAKRSKSADPPAVKAPTCACGQGHEEKSSFKKPCSQKTSVTEPEKASSFKSALTACTKELLDPCSCGAHPPYWAGQSNLVTGPSYSRAMDPSSYKSSSTLAPLHRPAASKGSLGRSKSLASLPSKPNAPTQSGVTWLSALKDPESTFCSSKEDERPPCTCNATQTNQDPSMSSLPRSHPNYRSMTSKSSTSRVPNPRNQPSFGPGDETSATTRSQSIVGQITCLCASEHQPTKAFVSNLADRECTNEIQIAPCPSTRIHHPSGFAQFTDCQNSQCDPNTSFRSRKVSVKGHEEFCDCDASDNFSELSDPIQTSLHTHRSLSGGSCLCNDDADPPKEPENATCVSKQCQCSSKDDLQGMQSAQAGTGYQTPEDLCGNRAMACCSRKERILMLMEKLTSPGCDCGISRPCLTQQLFRELTLLLRSEKDDAVAPADEASPPCLTFDECCAAQHAGNGEGDPAEKPPSKRELQRVECFHQLEEYLCKCFLPPAESQIPETDIYAFELDPDFPPEPEPTKSPKGNDNMQPCQCPEQFFDIGNALTCSGDGLDDDFFRDCEDDEVKNFESKDDGKATTDLCQSLKAFIDKELQEILAEEANKEGDEVEEKTPSTVLREICERPTTVAPPQEEEKQIECPFAGMVSCPPWTTQQTDWAAFPYNLDPCAQKESPSPAPRGPRTGLLPEGPLSPDMRNLCEQLLRKALKDCGLCGGDDVYSCEDDACEECELDCEGCPEDCPLEKCEECDDDECPPDQQGCLCCHCRALICDEECKTVANTLRSGMCDPLCEMKYFIDSIIVDMHAMDCVLGNKKAKPKHHKPTDSICRGGPGDSFPIKIKSVWPLGNTALYVQWKLEDCRAVAGYEIYLDGHLTNRFYSFRHEAGVITNADVTNPHQVVLRAVAVGQEFPGEGPGKDATAECGCQAVALAHPELKAGAQRPWTPSLYYYDPNQLPPAEDAQQC; via the exons ATGGACGAGGAATTCTCCAATCAGCCCTTCGATCCAAGCATCGCTCAAAGTGACTTCTCCAGGAGTCGTTTCGTTAACCAGAGCGCCTTGACATTGCCTCACGGATTGGACTCCACCCGACTGCTTTTCGTAGGCGAAAACTTCCAGCAGACGCGCAGCGAACAGGACTTATTTTACGACTGTCAAGGTCCGGGGGAGGATTCACCAAAGGAGGGACGCAGTGCCACCAGCCGGTGCAAGTTCGATGATCCGGCGGCGATACGAGATGCCCTGGAACGGGCGGCCAATGCCACACAGATGCTACTCAAGAATTTTGACAAGTCCGGTGGTTGGAATCAGCCATGTGCCGTCACCCTGGAGTTGACCGCTCGGTTGGTGGACCCCAAGAAGGGTCGCGCCGGTTGTCCGTTGCACGGAAAGCCCGTCACCGTCCAGATGCCGCTGGAGTTCAATCCGCAGAGCGGCAAGGTGGTCAAGTGTCAGCAAAAGAAACCGCCGGTCACCAGGCATCGCAAGGAGTCCATCTGCCAGTGCCGCTCGCAGCAGTATATGCGTTCCGCTCCAAGGGCTCCAAAGCCCAGCTCAG AATGCCCGGCTCTGATGTACATGCAGCATGAGCGACATTCCGACAGCGACCCCAACTCCCGCCATCAACAAACCGACATATCCCACATAAGAGACCACTGGAAGCCGTCAAAATCCCAACAGACGCAACAATCTGATCGTGAAGGCCCTCATGCCAAGCCTTCGCAGACGGAGGTCTCCTTTCTGCAGAAACACCACACGCCCAAGAACCCGGAATCGAAGGCTAATGATGGGGCGTCCTGCTCATGCACCGCAAAGAGATCCAAGTCCGCCGATCCACCAGCGGTTAAAGCTCCCACCTGTGCATGTGGACAGGGTCATGAGGAGAAATCCAGCTTTAAGAAGCCCTGCTCCCAGAAAACATCGGTTACGGAGCCAGAGAAGGCTTCCTCATTCAAGAGTGCTTTGACAGCGTGTACCAAGGAGCTCCTCGATCCCTGCAGTTGTGGCGCCCACCCACCCTACTGGGCTGGTCAAAGCAACTTGGTAACCGGACCATCCTACAGTAGAGCTATGGACCCCTCCTCCTATAAGAGTTCAAGCACTCTCGCTCCCTTGCATAGACCCGCAGCATCAAAAGGCAGCCTTGGTCGATCAAAGAGTTTGGCCAGTCTGCCCAGTAAACCTAATGCGCCAACTCAGAGTGGCGTCACTTGGTTGTCGGCTTTAAAGGATCCGGAGAGTACATTCTGCTCTTCCAAAGAGGACGAACGTCCTCCATGTACCTGCAACGCTACCCAGACTAATCAGGATCCTTCAATGAGTTCACTTCCTCGGAGCCACCCCAATTATCGCAGTATGACATCCAAATCAAGTACTTCCAGGGTGCCAAACCCGCGCAATCAACCCTCCTTTGGGCCAGGCGATGAGACCTCAGCCACCACGCGATCCCAGTCGATTGTAGGCCAGATCACCTGCCTATGCGCATCGGAGCATCAGCCCACCAAGGCCTTTGTGTCGAACCTGGCCGATCGGGAATGCACAAATGAGATCCAGATTGCGCCATGCCCCTCCACAAGAATACACCATCCATCCGGGTTTGCCCAGTTCACCGATTGTCAGAACTCTCAATGCGACCCCAATACCTCTTTCCGTTCTAGGAAAGTGAGCGTTAAGGGTCACGAGGAGTTTTGCGACTGTGATGCTTCTGATAACTTCTCCGAACTGTCCGATCCCATCCAGACCAGTCTTCATACGCACAGGAGTCTTTCCGGGGGTAGTTGCCTGTGCAACGACGATGCAGATCCTCCGAAGGAACCCGAAAACGCTACGTGTGTCAGCAAGCAATGCCAGTGCTCGTCGAAGGACGACCTTCAGGGGATGCAAAGTGCCCAAGCGGGCACCGGATATCAGACACCAGAGGATCTTTGCGGAAATAGGGCTATGGCCTGCTGTTCGCGTAAAGAACGCATCCTGATGCTGATGGAGAAACTCACCAGTCCTGGGTGCGATTGCGGTATATCTCGCCCCTGCCTGACCCAACAACTTTTCCGGGAACTAACACTACTCCTGAGATCGGAAAAAGATGATGCAGTTGCCCCAGCGGATGAAGCAAGTCCACCGTGCCTAACCTTCGATGAGTGCTGTGCGGCCCAACATGCTGGCAATGGGGAAGGGGATCCAGCCGAAAAACCCCCGTCAAAGAGAGAGCTCCAACGAGTCGAGTGCTTCCATCAACTGGAGGAATACCTCTGCAAGTGCTTCCTACCGCCGGCAGAATCTCAAATCCCTGAGACCGATATCTATGCTTTCGAACTAGATCCGGACTTTCCACCAGAACCCGAGCCGACAAAATCTCCGAAGGGAAATGACAACATGCAACCTTGTCAGTGCCCGGAACAATTCTTTGACATTGGAAATGCACTAACCTGTTCGGGTGATGGCTTGGATGATGACTTCTTTCGTGATTGTGAGGATGACGAGGTTAAAAATTTCGAAAGTAAGGATGATGGTAAAGCAACCACGGATCTCTGTCAATCTCTTAAAGCATTCATCGACAAGGAACTGCAAGAAATTCTTGCGGAGGAGGCCAATAAGGAAGGAGATGAGGTGGAAGAAAAAACACCTAGCACAGTACTAAGGGAAATCTGTGAGAGACCCACAACCGTGGCGCCACCGCAAGAAGAGGAGAAACAGATTGAGTGTCCATTTGCTGGCATGGTGTCCTGTCCTCCATGGACCACACAGCAAACAGACTGGGCAGCCTTCCCCTACAACTTAGATCCCTGTGCGCAAAAGGAGTCGCCTAGCCCGGCGCCCCGGGGTCCACGTACTGGGCTATTGCCCGAAGGACCTCTGTCACCCGATATGAGGAACCTCTGCGAGCAGCTTTTGCGAAAAGCTCTCAAGGATTGTGGTCTGTGTGGTGGTGACGACGTGTACTCCTGCGAGGACGATGCATGCGAAGAGTGCGAGCTTGATTGTGAGGGATGCCCGGAAGATTGCCCGTTGGAAAAGTGCGAGGAATGCGATGATGATGAGTGTCCCCCAGATCAACAAGGATGCCTATGCTGCCACTGTCGCGCTCTCATATGCGACGAGGAGTGCAAGACGGTTGCCAATACCCTGCGCTCCGGAATGTGTGATCCACTCTGCGAAATG aAATACTTTATAGACTCCATCATCGTTGATATGCATGCCATGGACTGTGTGCTCGGCAACAAGAAAGCGAAACCAAAG CACCATAAGCCTACAGACTCGATCTGCAGAGGTGGACCCGGAGATAGTTTTCCCATCAAAATTAAGAGTGTGTGGCCATTGGGTAACACCGCTCTCTACGTCCAATGGAAATTGGAGGACTGTCGCGCTGTAGCAGGATATGAG ATTTACTTGGATGGGCATTTGACGAACCGATTCTACAGTTTTCGTCACGAGGCCGGAGTTATTACCAATGCGGATGTGACCAATCCGCACCAGGTTGTGCTGCGCGCCGTGGCGGTGGGTCAGGAGTTTCCCGGCGAGGGTCCGGGTAAGGATGCGACCGCGGAATGTGGCTGCCAGGCGGTGGCACTTGCTCATCCCGAATTGAAGGCGGGAGCGCAGAGGCCGTGGACGCCCAGTCTCTACTATTATGATCCCAACCAATTGCCGCCGGCGGAGGACGCGCAGCAGTGCTAG
- the LOC117145574 gene encoding rRNA 2'-O-methyltransferase fibrillarin-like: MSGGKGGSGKKGGGGGGGGGGGGVGGRGGDGGGGRGGDGGDGGEKNRAGKSGSPGNENQADEKSNEGKKNPRDGKDGGSRRGGDGGGKHGGKGGGKEKNK; the protein is encoded by the coding sequence ATGTCTGGTGGCAAAGGGGGATCAGGAAAAAAGGGAGgaggtggcggtggtggtggtggcggaggTGGAGTTGGTGGACGTGGTGGAGATGGAGGTGGTGGTCGTGGTGGAGATGGGGGAGATGGGGGAGAAAAAAATAGAGCCGGCAAATCAGGAAGTCCTGGAAATGAAAACCAAGCAGATGAGAAATCTAACGAAGGCAAGAAAAATCCAAGGGATGGCAAAGACGGAGGATCACGACGTGGTGGCGATGGAGGTGGCAAACATGGTGGTAAAGGAGGCgggaaagaaaaaaacaaataa
- the LOC117144208 gene encoding uncharacterized protein LOC117144208, whose amino-acid sequence MGHLQLDFHSIPKLHGKENYWQWRILLKTFLEANDLWKHNEPKESPETKFLILASVTADKIEPSYDDQSCSYIFQNMESRFGPFS is encoded by the exons ATGGGTCACCTGCAGTTGGATTTCCATTCCATACCGAAGCTCCATGGCAAGGAGAACTATTGGCAGTGGCGCATCCTCCTGAAGACCTTTCTGGAGGCCAACGATCTGTGGAAGCACAACGAACCCAAGGAG AGCCCAGAAACCAAATTCCTGATTTTGGCCAGCGTTACGGCCGATAAGATTGAGCCATCCTACGATGACCAAAGCTGTTCGTACATTTTCCAAAACATGGAGAGCAGATTCGGGCCTTTTagttaa